The genome window GCGTTCTGCACCAACAGAAACCTAAAGGCTAGGCTGCCCGTCCAATAAGCCACTTCATCCGCAATGGATGCGATCTCCAGAGACAGAGCCGTCTGCAGGGGCTTCACCCCGAAGACCAGACCTGCGGCGACTGAACTCAGCACCAGTGCGGTTACCAGCATTCTCATGATAGCATCGCGACGGCGAGACATCTTGCTGAGGAATACGAGCAGTGTCCCCACTGCCAAGGCGACCAGAGCACTACGATGTAGTTGTAGCATGAACATAGCCAATAACACACTAGCGCTGAGCCCGAGAAATAGAGTACCCCTTCTTGAGCCGAGGGACATTGCTAGCATGGTATACCCAGACCACGCAGTAAGATGTATTCCAGGCTGAATCATCCGAATCCTACCTGTTTCATATACAACCCACTTTGACGCCACAAATGCAGCACCCATCATGTATTGGTACATGACCAAGGCTCCCACCACAAAGCCCAATAGGAGGATGCCTCTTACAAAGTAAGCAGCACTCTGTCGGCGCCTCATCAAGAAGACCATCGGCAGCAAGTACAGGTAGGGGAAGAGGCCTAGAGCATTACCAAGCAGTTCACTAAGGGGGTAAGTCTGAAAAAGCAGCACGACTACGTAATCCACGAATACACGAACTCCGATCAGCAAGTAGAGAGCCAGCATGGGCATGAACAGGGGGTTCTGTCTCTCAGATGAGACGCGCCGCGCGTCAAGAAAGGAGACGATCAGCACTATGAGAAGTACCACGTGGACTACGCGGTAGTCACCTATCGGTGTCGTGAGCTGAAGCCGCATCATGGCGGTGCCAAATCCAAGAGCTTCAATACCGAGAAACAGCATGGTCAGTAGAAGGAAAGCTCCCAGTGCGCTGTTGTCTGAAGGTCGCATGGGTCCTCGCCTCAAGCGACGGACCGTCGACCGTGCGCTGTAGTTGTGTGGCCCAATGTCGCCCTCTTGCCGCAGTTCCATGATCTTGTCCCCTCAGTTCACGCTATTGCACCGTTCTTTACAGGTGGTGCATTCCAACTTCTAACTCGGGACGGTATTAAGCAGCTTCACCGACTAGGCTACTAGCCCTCATCGCACATCGCTGACCAGAGACTGGGATCCGCCCACGCGTCTCAGGGCCGATCGTCACTTCGGCCTCTCCAGAACCGACCCACCGCCTCCGAGACACTGACGACAGTCGAAAACGCACGGCAACTCATCCTACCCATAAGGGCTTCCACCAGGTATCCTTCCGGCACTCTGAGCAAAACTGCCATGCGCCAGTA of bacterium contains these proteins:
- a CDS encoding O-antigen ligase family protein, whose product is MRPSDNSALGAFLLLTMLFLGIEALGFGTAMMRLQLTTPIGDYRVVHVVLLIVLIVSFLDARRVSSERQNPLFMPMLALYLLIGVRVFVDYVVVLLFQTYPLSELLGNALGLFPYLYLLPMVFLMRRRQSAAYFVRGILLLGFVVGALVMYQYMMGAAFVASKWVVYETGRIRMIQPGIHLTAWSGYTMLAMSLGSRRGTLFLGLSASVLLAMFMLQLHRSALVALAVGTLLVFLSKMSRRRDAIMRMLVTALVLSSVAAGLVFGVKPLQTALSLEIASIADEVAYWTGSLAFRFLLVQNAWDHVVDRNVLLGRGFHWIPFQDFEVFRLTGVTLGPTSDSAVANILLVFGVPGLVIYAVVFSAVFLSGVRLLRRGLSVRWDAVVTGILAFNATAVILLWFSDPIMGSPDTWILVASWGLLWVALNLRRKGEIGG